Proteins from a single region of Methanotorris igneus Kol 5:
- a CDS encoding signal recognition particle subunit SRP19/SEC65 family protein has translation MIIWPNYIDKNKSRKEGRKVPKDIAIENPKLKEIEAALKKMGYNVKVYRDKCYPREHWRICGCIEVDAKAPKLQFLKKLCEVMKSQ, from the coding sequence ATGATTATTTGGCCAAATTACATAGACAAAAATAAAAGCAGAAAGGAAGGTAGAAAGGTTCCAAAAGATATAGCCATAGAAAATCCAAAATTAAAAGAGATAGAGGCTGCTTTGAAAAAAATGGGATATAATGTGAAAGTTTATAGAGATAAGTGTTATCCAAGGGAGCATTGGAGAATTTGTGGTTGTATAGAAGTAGATGCAAAAGCTCCAAAACTTCAATTTTTGAAAAAATTATGTGAGGTTATGAAAAGTCAATAA